The Shewanella halotolerans region GCCGTAAGTAACTGAGTATTAAATACTTAGTTTGGTAATTGCTAGGGATATCCCTAGATTGAATCCAGGAGTAAAGCCAATGGCATTAAGACTCGAAGACAAAAAAGCGATTGTTGCTGAAGTCAACGAAGCTGCCAAAGGTGCTTTATCTGCAGTTGTAGCCGATTCTCGCGGTGTGACTGTAGGTGATATGACCGGTCTTCGCAAAACCGCTCGTGAAGCTGGTGTTTACATTAAAGTTGTACGTAACACACTAGTTAAGCGCGCTGTTGAAGGTACTGATTTCGAGTGCCTAAGCGAAACATTTACTGGTCCTACTTTGATTGCATTCTCTAACGAGCACCCAGGTGCCGCTGCGCGTCTTCTTAAAGATTTCGCGAAAGCTCAAGGGAATTTTGAAATCAAAGCAGCAGCCTTTGAAGGGGAATTAATCCCTGC contains the following coding sequences:
- the rplJ gene encoding 50S ribosomal protein L10, with protein sequence MALRLEDKKAIVAEVNEAAKGALSAVVADSRGVTVGDMTGLRKTAREAGVYIKVVRNTLVKRAVEGTDFECLSETFTGPTLIAFSNEHPGAAARLLKDFAKAQGNFEIKAAAFEGELIPASDIDRLAKLPTYEEALAQFMMTLKEASAGKFVRTLAALRDQKEAA